The sequence TTTAGCAATATCTTTTTTATGTTCTTTTGCCAGTGAAGTTTGTAAGGATGCAGGTGCCTCAAGTATAGGTCTTAAAGTAGAATTTGCAGGAAAGATATTAATACTTGGACTTTCTATTCCGATTTTAAAAGCTCTCTTAGAAGCCATAATAAAGATTTTATAGGAGAAAAAAATGAAAAAAATAATTATTTTCTTAGTGACATTTTTCATTTTGTTTATGAGTTTTGGGCTTAATGTAAATGCAGTGGAACAAGATAAAAATATATCAGATCCATTAAATAGTGAAACTGTAGAAAAGTTTTATAAGCAAGTTGAGAATAGCACTGATAATGGTGATCTGCTGAATAAAATGAATCCAAGAGATTTTATAAAGCAGTATGCAAAATCAGGAAGTAGTGGTTTTTCAGCAAATGCAATTATTGACTTGATATCAAAAACAATTTTTAAAGAATTGTTAATAGCAGTAAAAGTTATGATAGCAATTATTGTAATAGCAATTATAAGTTCACTTCTAAAAAATTTAGAAGATGCATTTACTAATACTAAAGTGGCAAACATAGCGTTTTACAGTTGTTATGTACTTATTATATTATTACTAACAAAAAGTTTTGTTTCAAGTGTACAGATTGCAAAAGATACCATTGGAAAGTTAACAGAATTTATGACGGCTATTATGCCAGTTATGATATTTTTCATAGCATCTGTTGGAGGGGCTGTACAAGCTGCTACTATGGATCCTGTGGTGTTAAGTGCAGTTTCATTGACACCTAAAATATATTTAGATTTTCTAATACCATTAACGCTAATGAGTTTTGTTCTTTGCTTTGTAAATAATATTTCTACGGAGCATAAGGTAGAGCAGCTTGCTAAATTAATTAAGCAAATTACCTTATGGGCTCAAGGAATTGTCCTCACAGTGTTTATTGGATTGATTTCTATTAGAAGTATGACATCGAGTACCTTAGATGCAGTAACATTAAAGACCGCCAAATATGCGGTGGATAATTTTATACCTATAGTTGGAAAAGCTTTATCTGATTCAATATCAACTATCGCAGGATATTGTTTGATATTAAAAAATGCGTTTGGAGTCTTTGGGTTGATAATGATAGTTCTATACTTTTTATTCCCAGTAATAAAGATGTTAGCAGTAATTCTAGTTTATAGAATATCAGCTTCTGTTATTGAACCTATAGTAGATAAAAGAATTGTAAGTTGTATAAGCGGAGCAGCAGACTCATTAATGTTAGTTTGCAGTATGCTACTTTGTGTTTCAATGATGTTTTTTGTATTACTATGCATTATGGTCAATACAGGAAAGTTTATTGTAGGAGGCTAATATGGAATATTTAAAGCAATGGATTATAAGTATTTCTGCCATATTAATCTTAATTACAGCAGTTGAAATGATTTTCCCTGATAATAGTTTAAAAAAATATGGTAAGTTTGTATTTGGTATTATCTTGACAATAGTTATAATAAAGCCTGTGTTATCTTTTTTAGCTGGAGGTCAAGAAGATTTCACTAATAAAATTAAAGCATATATTGTAAATGATTCTGCAAATCAATCTATGATAACTAAAGAAGAAGATACGATACCAGCGAAGACTCAATTGGAGAGTTCTGTCCAGAGGTTATTAAAAGAAAAGTTTAGTGATATGGATTTTAAAGTCTCTTTATCTGGAGAAATGAGTGATTTGGATTATAAAATAAAGCTTAGTATGGTTCAAGTTGGGGTAAAAGATAATGGCATAAAGCCTATACAAAAGGTGGATATAAAAAATGAAAATCAAGCAGAAAAGTATCCTCAAGTAAGATCATATTTAAAAGAAATATTAAAAGTTGATGATAATAAAATTAAAATATATGAAATGGAGTAGAGGTTATGGGTAATAAAGATTTTTTTAAAGATCTTATGAAAAAAGAAAATAAGTGGAAACTCATATTGGCACTATTATTATTAGTATTGCTCTACATGTCAATTTCGTTTTTTACATCAGGACCAAGTAATAAAACTACGATGGCAAAGGTGGATAGCAATAACGATAATAATCAATCAGCTGCATTGAAGAATTATGAAGAAGCACAGAAGATTGAACTAAAAAATATATTAAGAGAAGTTCAAGGTATAGGGAATGTAGAAGTAATGATAAGTTTTGAAAGTGGGGAAACAAAAGTCCCGGCTATGGATTCAAATACTCAAAGCAGTACTACTGAAGAAACTGATAAGGAAGGAGGTAAGAGAGTTACAAATCAAAAAACTGATGGAGATAAGGTAGTGATGAGTTCATCAAATGGGGGAAATGAACCACTTATTGTAAAAACTTATAAACCTAAGATAACTGGAGTTATGGTTGTAGCTGAAGGTGCAGATGACAGCAAAGTAAAGTATGATATTGCGCAAGCAGTTTCAACATTATATGGAATAGGATTAGATAAAGTTAATGTATATCCGATGAAAAAGTAGCATATAATTCAATAGAAAGAAATGGGAGGTTTAAAAAAATGAACAAAAAACAAGCAGGTATAATTTTGACCCTATTAGCACTTATAGTATGTGCAGCTATACTATCAGCAAAGGTTAGTGGTAAACTAGATGATGGAACAGGCGCTCTTAGCGAAACTATCAACTTTAATAATGACAAAAATACAACTCCAACAAAAGGTAAAGACTTCTTTTACGATGCAAGAAATACTAGAGAGCAATCAGCAGCAACTACAATGGAAACATTAAAACAAGTTAGCAATGATTCAACAGCTTCAAAAGATGCTAAAGATAAAGCAACTAAAGATCTTACAGAATTAACTGAAAGTAAAAACAATCAAACAAAAATTGAAATTGGAGTAAAAGCTAAAGGATTTGATGATGCAATTTGTTTTATAGAAAAGAATGCAGTAAGAGTAGTAGTAAAGAGTAAAGATGAATTAACTGAAAAACAAAGTATACAAATTCAAGATGTTGTTAAGAATGTAACTAGTAGAAGCGATGTAAGAATAGAACGCAAGCAATAATAATTGTAAAATAAAAAATTATTTGCTATAATAAACCTAAGATAAGTAGAATTGCTTTCTAAGCGTAGGAGGATATACCAAATGGAAGAGTTTAAAAATAATGAAAATAATATTGGTACTGTGAAAATTTCCGATGAAGTTATTAGTGTTATTGCTGGAATTGCTGCTTCTGAAATAAAAGGTGTATTTGAAGTGTCTCAAGGAGTTGCAAGTGGCATTACTCAAATATTTACTAATAAAAAGAATCCAAGTAAAGCTGTAAAAGTTGAGGTTGAAGAAGATAGGGCAACAATTGAAATTAGTGTAGGAGTACAATATGGCATAAATATACCAGATGTTCTTGCACAAGTTCAAGAGAATGTAAAGAATACCGTTGAAGCTTTAACAGGCTTGAATGTTTCAGCAGTAAATATACTTGTACAAAGTATAGTTTTACCTAAAACTAATGGCGAACAGTCTCAAGAATAGTATACACCCTCTGGTATCAGAGGGTGTTTCAATGTAAAATAATAAGAGCATATACGTAAAATTTAGGAGGATCAGATGAACAGAGTTAAATCAAGAGAAATAGCAGTACAATTGACATATCAAAGAATGATAAATAAGGAAAGCGTAGAAGAAATCATTGAGAATTTTAAAGAGAATTTTGATGATAATATGAATGAAGGTGATTTCAAGTACATAAGAGAGATTTTAGAAGGCATAGATAATACTACTGAAGAACTAGATAAGATTATTAAAGAATCTTTGGTTAATTGGAAGATAGAGAGAATTTCTAAGATAAATCTAGCTATTTTAAGAGTGGCTACTTATGAAATAATATATGTAGAAGATATTCCAGATAAGGTTTCTATAAATGAAGCTATAGAAATAACTAAAAAATATTCAGAAGAAAAGTCAGTATCTTTTATAAATGCTGTTTTAGATAAAGTCTTAAAAAGAAAATAATTTTTGAGGTGAAAAATTTTGGGGATAACAATTGATGGAAAAGAGATAGCAAAAGCAATAAAAGAAGAAATTAAACATTTTGTTCATGAAACTAAGAAGGAAAAAGGGCTAAATCCTACAGTAGTTTCTATATTAGTGGGAGAGGATGCAGGGTCTCAATATTATCAAAATAATCAAGCTAAGATAGCTGAGTCTTTAGATATATCATTTATTAAAAAGCAATTTAATGAAGATATATCACAGCATGAGTTGATAGAGTATATATTAAAATGCAATAAAGATGAATCGATTCAAGGTATAATGATGTTAGTTCCCTTGCCAAAACATATAGATGAAAAAGAAGTAACTAATTTAATTGCTCCAGAAAAAGATCTTGATTGTTTAACAGATGTTTGTATGGGAAAATTATATAAATCTGATAAGATATTTTATCCTTGTACACCTAACAGTGTGGTAACTATTTTAGAAAAGATGAATATTCCGTTAGAAGGAAAAGAAGTAGTGGTAATAGGTAGAAGCAATATTGTGGGAAAACCTTTGGCACAGATGCTTCTTGATAAAAATGCTACAATTACTATTTGTCATTCTAAAACGGTTAATCTTAAGGAGGTAACTAAAAGAGCAGATATTTTAATATCAGCTATTGGTAGACCTAAATATATAAATCAAGAATATATAAAACAAGGTGCGGTTGTTATTGATGTTGGAACTTCTTCATTGAATGGGAAAATAACTGGTGATATTGATTTTGATGATGTTAAGGATAAAGCATCGTATATAACACCTGTTCCAGGAGGCGTAGGAGCACTTACCACCACTTTATTATTTAAAAATTTATGCGAGGCAATAAAAAAATGTTTTTAAAAACCCTGTCTGTAAGCGACGTAAATGCTTATATAAAAAAAATAACTGATAAGGATTTTATTTTAAATAATCTCACTGTAAAAGGTGAGATTTCAAATTTTAAACTGCATTATAGTGGTCATATGTACTTTTCCATAAAAGATGAATTTAGCAGAATCAACTGTGTTATGTTTAAAAGTGATGCAGCTAATCTAACTTTTATGCCACAAGATGGGGCAAATGTAGAGATTAGTGGCAGAATTAGTGTCTACGAAAAAGATGGTAGTTATCAATTATATTGTAAGATTATAAAAAAGACTGGGGAAGGAGAACTTTTTGAAGCCTATAACAAATTAAAATTTCAATTAGAGCAGGAAGGTTTGTTTGCTGCAGAGTTTAAAAAGCCTATTCCATTAATGCCAAGATCTATAGGGATAGTGACTTCTCCTACAGGAGCTGCCATTCGTGATGTAATAAAAGTATCTAGACGTAGAAATAAATCTATAGATATAAAAATATATAAATCTTTAGTACAAGGAGAAGGCGCGAAGGAAGAAATATGCCAAGGCATAGAATATTTTAATAACAATAACCCTGTTGATGTTATTATTCTTTGCAGAGGTGGAGGTTCAATCGAGGAATTATGGGCCTTTAATGAAAAGAACGTAGCTTACTCAATTTTTAAATCAGAAATTCCAGTGGTAACTGGTATTGGACATGAAACAGATTTTACAATTGCAGATTTTGTTGCGGATTATAGAGCTTCAACTCCTTCAGCAGCTGCAGAAGTATGTACTCCAAGCATCTTGGAGATTAATGATAAACTTAATAATTTAAAGCATAAGTTTGAAAAGCTTTATAAAGATAAGATAAATGCAGAATATTCTAATTTAAAGTTATATAATAGTATATTGAATTTTAATAATCCAAAGGCTATTATAGAAAGTAATAGAAATATGTTAGACTCCATAAAAAATAGTTTAGAACTAAATGTGAAACAGAAAGTATCTAAAGATATGGAAATGCTGAAGCATAACAATAATTTGTTGCAAGCCTATAATCCTTTTGCAGTTTTGGGTAAAGGATATAC comes from Clostridium sp. TW13 and encodes:
- the spoIIIAE gene encoding stage III sporulation protein AE, which translates into the protein MKKIIIFLVTFFILFMSFGLNVNAVEQDKNISDPLNSETVEKFYKQVENSTDNGDLLNKMNPRDFIKQYAKSGSSGFSANAIIDLISKTIFKELLIAVKVMIAIIVIAIISSLLKNLEDAFTNTKVANIAFYSCYVLIILLLTKSFVSSVQIAKDTIGKLTEFMTAIMPVMIFFIASVGGAVQAATMDPVVLSAVSLTPKIYLDFLIPLTLMSFVLCFVNNISTEHKVEQLAKLIKQITLWAQGIVLTVFIGLISIRSMTSSTLDAVTLKTAKYAVDNFIPIVGKALSDSISTIAGYCLILKNAFGVFGLIMIVLYFLFPVIKMLAVILVYRISASVIEPIVDKRIVSCISGAADSLMLVCSMLLCVSMMFFVLLCIMVNTGKFIVGG
- the spoIIIAF gene encoding stage III sporulation protein AF, with the translated sequence MEYLKQWIISISAILILITAVEMIFPDNSLKKYGKFVFGIILTIVIIKPVLSFLAGGQEDFTNKIKAYIVNDSANQSMITKEEDTIPAKTQLESSVQRLLKEKFSDMDFKVSLSGEMSDLDYKIKLSMVQVGVKDNGIKPIQKVDIKNENQAEKYPQVRSYLKEILKVDDNKIKIYEME
- the spoIIIAG gene encoding stage III sporulation protein AG, which gives rise to MGNKDFFKDLMKKENKWKLILALLLLVLLYMSISFFTSGPSNKTTMAKVDSNNDNNQSAALKNYEEAQKIELKNILREVQGIGNVEVMISFESGETKVPAMDSNTQSSTTEETDKEGGKRVTNQKTDGDKVVMSSSNGGNEPLIVKTYKPKITGVMVVAEGADDSKVKYDIAQAVSTLYGIGLDKVNVYPMKK
- a CDS encoding SpoIIIAH-like family protein, whose amino-acid sequence is MNKKQAGIILTLLALIVCAAILSAKVSGKLDDGTGALSETINFNNDKNTTPTKGKDFFYDARNTREQSAATTMETLKQVSNDSTASKDAKDKATKDLTELTESKNNQTKIEIGVKAKGFDDAICFIEKNAVRVVVKSKDELTEKQSIQIQDVVKNVTSRSDVRIERKQ
- a CDS encoding Asp23/Gls24 family envelope stress response protein, translated to MEEFKNNENNIGTVKISDEVISVIAGIAASEIKGVFEVSQGVASGITQIFTNKKNPSKAVKVEVEEDRATIEISVGVQYGINIPDVLAQVQENVKNTVEALTGLNVSAVNILVQSIVLPKTNGEQSQE
- the nusB gene encoding transcription antitermination factor NusB is translated as MNRVKSREIAVQLTYQRMINKESVEEIIENFKENFDDNMNEGDFKYIREILEGIDNTTEELDKIIKESLVNWKIERISKINLAILRVATYEIIYVEDIPDKVSINEAIEITKKYSEEKSVSFINAVLDKVLKRK
- a CDS encoding bifunctional 5,10-methylenetetrahydrofolate dehydrogenase/5,10-methenyltetrahydrofolate cyclohydrolase; the protein is MGITIDGKEIAKAIKEEIKHFVHETKKEKGLNPTVVSILVGEDAGSQYYQNNQAKIAESLDISFIKKQFNEDISQHELIEYILKCNKDESIQGIMMLVPLPKHIDEKEVTNLIAPEKDLDCLTDVCMGKLYKSDKIFYPCTPNSVVTILEKMNIPLEGKEVVVIGRSNIVGKPLAQMLLDKNATITICHSKTVNLKEVTKRADILISAIGRPKYINQEYIKQGAVVIDVGTSSLNGKITGDIDFDDVKDKASYITPVPGGVGALTTTLLFKNLCEAIKKCF
- the xseA gene encoding exodeoxyribonuclease VII large subunit, producing MFLKTLSVSDVNAYIKKITDKDFILNNLTVKGEISNFKLHYSGHMYFSIKDEFSRINCVMFKSDAANLTFMPQDGANVEISGRISVYEKDGSYQLYCKIIKKTGEGELFEAYNKLKFQLEQEGLFAAEFKKPIPLMPRSIGIVTSPTGAAIRDVIKVSRRRNKSIDIKIYKSLVQGEGAKEEICQGIEYFNNNNPVDVIILCRGGGSIEELWAFNEKNVAYSIFKSEIPVVTGIGHETDFTIADFVADYRASTPSAAAEVCTPSILEINDKLNNLKHKFEKLYKDKINAEYSNLKLYNSILNFNNPKAIIESNRNMLDSIKNSLELNVKQKVSKDMEMLKHNNNLLQAYNPFAVLGKGYTVIKGSNGEILNQVSDFENDREVELILKDGKITKKITN